In Bradyrhizobium guangdongense, the sequence GCTCACGCTGATTCGAAAGACGGCCTGAGGAACGGTCTAGTAACTGCTTTCGTTTCAGCTTGTAGCGGAACTCACGCGGAGAGGGATCATGTACAACGATTCTCTATTCAACGCCTTCGCCCGGTCGTTCGAGGCGCGAAGCCAGCACGACATGTCGATGGCGGAATATCTGGAATCGTGTCGAAGCGATCCCATGAAATACGCGAATGCGGCCGAACGACTACTAGCGGCGATCGGCGAGCCCCAGACGATTGACACGGCCAAGGACCCACGCCTTGGCCGTATCTTTTTGAACCGTACCATCCGCACCTATCCGGCCTTCGCCGGCTTCTACGGCATGGAAGAAACCATCGAGCGCATCGTCGGTTTCTTCCGCCATGCGGCGCAGGGCCTGGAGGAGCGCAAACAGATCCTCTATCTGCTCGGGCCGGTCGGCGGCGGCAAGTCCTCGCTCGCCGAACGGCTGAAATCGCTGATGGAAGTGCATCCGATCTACGTGCTCAAGGCCGGCGACGAGCTCTCGCCGGTGTTCGAGAGCCCGCTCAGCCTGTTCGATCCCGATCAGCTGGGGCCGATGCTGGAAGAGAAATACGGCATTCCGCGCCGGCGTCTCACCGGGTTGATGAGCCCGTGGTGCTACAAGCGGCTGGAAGCTTTCGGCGGCGATATTTCTCAGTTCCGGGTCGCAAAGATCCAGCCGTCGCGGCTGCGCCAGATCGCGATCGCCAAGACCGAACCGGGTGACGAGAACAACCAGGACATCTCCTCGCTGGTCGGCAAGGTCGATATCCGCAAGCTCGAGACTTACGCCCAGAACGATCCCGACGCCTACAGCTATTCCGGCGGCCTCAACCGCGCCAATCAGGGCGTGCTCGAGTTCGTCGAAATGTTCAAGGCGCCGATCAAGATGCTGCATCCGTTGCTGACCGCGACGCAGGAAGGCAACTACATCGGCACCGAGAATATCGGCGCGATCCCGTTCACCGGCGTCATCCTCGCGCACTCCAACGAAGCGGAATGGGCGAGCTTCAAGTCGAACAAGAACAACGAAGCCTTCATCGACCGCATCTGCGTCATCAAGGTGCCGTACTGCCTGCGGGTCACCGAAGAGCAGAAGATCTACGAGAAGCTGATCCAGGGCTCCGAGCTCGCGGCCGCGCCGTGCGCGCCCTCGACGCTGGAGACGCTGGCGCGGTTTTCGGTGATGTCGCGGCTGCGCAAGCACGAGAATTCGACGCTGTTCGCCAAGATGCGGGTCTACGACGGCGAGAGCCTGAAGGAGTCCGATCCGAAGGCGCGCAGCGTCCAGGAATATCGCGATGCCGCCGGCGTCGACGAGGGCATGGACGGCGTCTCGACGCGCTTTGCCTTCAAGATCCTGGCCGCGACCTTCAACCACGATCCGCAGGAGGTCGCCGCCGACGCCGTGCATCTGATGTACGCGCTGGAGCAGTCGATCCGCAGGGAGCAACTGCCCGAGGAAACCGAGAAGCGTTATCTCGAATTCATCAAGGCCGAGCTCGCGCCGCGCTATGCCGAGTTCATCGGCAACGAGATCCAGAAGGCCTATCTCGAATCCTACTCGGATTACGGCCAGAACCTGTTCGACCGTTACGTCGACTACGCCGATGCGTGGATCGAGGATCAGGACTTCAAGGATCCCGATACGGGCCAGCTGCTGGATCGCGAGCTTTTGAACCAGGAGCTGACCAAGATCGAGAAGCCGGCGGGCATCGCCAACCCCAAGGACTTCCGCAACGAGGTCGTCAAATTCTCGTTACGGTCCCGGGCCCAGAACGGCGGCAAGAATCCGACCTGGACCTCCTACGAGAAGATTCGCGATGTGATCGAAAAGCGGATATTCTCCCAGGTCGAGGACCTGCTTCCGGTCATCTCGTTCGGATCGAAGAAGGACGGCGAGACGGAGAAGAAGCACGGCGAGTTCGTCGCACGCATGGTGGAGCGCGGCTACACCGAGCGTCAGGTTCGCCGGCTCGTCGAATGGTACATGCGCGTGAAGCAGGCCGGTTGAGGCGGATGGTAAAGTGCCCATTCACATTATTGACAGGCGCCTGAATCCAGGCGGCAAGAGTCTTGAGAACCGTCAGCGGTTCTTGCGTCGGGCCAAGTCCCTGGTGCAGGGCGCCGTCAAGAAGACCTCGCAGGAACGCGACATCAAGGACGTCCTGGAGGGTGGTGAGGTCACGATTCCGCTGGACGGCATGCACGAGCCGCGCTTCCGCCGTGAAGGCGGAACGCGCGACATGGTGCTGCCCGGCAACAAGAAGTTCATCGAGGGCGACTATCTGCAACGCCAAGGCCAGGGCAGCGCCAAGGATTCCGGCCCCGGCGAAGGCGACAGCGAGGACGCCTTCCGCTTCGTGCTCTCCCGCGACGAATTCGTCGATCTCTTCCTCGATGATCTCGAGCTGCCCGATTTGGCCAAGCGCAAGATCGCGCAGACCGAGAGCGAAGGCATCCAGCGCGCCGGCTACACCACGTCAGGTTCGCCCGCCAACATCTCGGTCAGCCGGACCGTGAAGCTGGCGCTGGCCCGCCGCATCGCGCTCAAGCGTCCCCGCAAGGATGAAGTCGAGGAGCTGGAAGCCGAGATCGCGGCCTGCACCGACGAGGACGAGCGCGCCGAGCTCATCGCCCGGCTCGAAAAGCTGAAGGCCAAGACCAAACGCATTCCGTTCATCGATCCGCTCGACATCCGCTATCGCCGCTACGAGAAGGTGCCGCGGCCGGTGGCGCAGGCCGTGATGTTCTGTCTGATGGACGTCTCCGGCTCGATGTCAGAGCACATGAAGGATCTCGCCAAGCGCTTTTACATGCTGCTCTACGTGTTCCTGAAGCGGCGCTACAAGCATGTCGAGATCGTCTTCATCCGCCACACCGACCGCGCCGAGGAGGTGGACGAGCAGACCTTCTTCTACGGTCCGGCCTCCGGCGGCACGCTGGTTTCCAGCGCGCTGCAGGCGATGCACGAGATCGTGCGCGAGCGCTTCAATCCCTCGGACTGGAATATCTACGCCGCGCAAGCCTCCGATGGCGACAATTCCTATTCCGACGGCGAACTCACCGGCCTGCTGCTGACCGAAAAGATCCTGCCGGTCTGCCAATTCTTCGCCTATCTCGAGGTCGGGGAATCAGGCGGCAGCGCCTTCGATCTCTCCGATTCCTCGCTCTGGACCCTCTATGAGCGCCTGCGCAACAGCGGTGCACCGCTCTCGATGCGCAAGGTCTCCGAGCGCAGCGAGATCTTTCCGGTGTTCCACGATCTGTTCCAGCGCCGCGAAACTGCCCAGGAGAAAGCCGCTCCATGACGGAACGCTTGTTCGAAGGCGCCGATTGGGATTTCCAGACCTTGCAGCGGATCACCGACGCCTGCGAGGAAGTGGCGTTGAAGGATCTCGGGCTCGACGTCTACCCGAACCAGATCGAGGTCATCACCGCCGAGCAGATGCTGGACGCCTATTCGTCGGTCGGCATGCCGCTGTTCTACAAGCACTGGTCGTTCGGCAAGCACTTCGCGTTTCACGAGGCCTCCTATCGCAAGGGCCTGATGGGCCTTGCCTATGAGATCGTGATCAACTCCTCGCCCTGCATCTCCTACCTCATGGAGGAGAACACGGCGACGATGCAGACGCTGGTGATCGCGCACGCCGCGTTCGGCCACAACCACTTCTTCAAGAACAATTATCTGTTCAAGCAGTGGACCGATGCCGAAGGCATTCTCGATTATCTCGATTTCGCCAAGAACTACGTCATGCAGTGCGAGGAGCGCTACGGCCGCATCGAGGTCGAGCGCACGCTGGACGCGGCGCATGCGCTGATGTCGCACGGCATCGACCGCTATCCCGGCAAGAAGAAGCTCGACCTGCGCGCGGAAGAGAAGCGGGCAGGGCGTCGTCGCCAGCACGAGGAGGAAGTCTTCAACGACCTCTGGCGCACCGTTCCGACAGGCAAGAGCAAGAGCCGCTCGGCGCTCTCGGTCGAGCGTCGGCGCAAGCTGCTCGGCCTGCCGCAGGAGAACCTGCTCTATTTCCTGGAGAAGAGCGCGCCGCGGCTGGCGCCCTGGCAGCGCGAGCTGCTGCGCATCGTTCGCCACATCGCGCAATATTTCTATCCGCAGAGCCAGACCAAGGTGATGAACGAGGGGACGGCGACCTACGTCCACTATCGCATCATGACCAGGCTGCACCAGCAGGGCCGCATTACCGACGGCAACTTCCTCGAATTCCTGGGCTCGCACACCAATGTGGTGTTCCAGCCCGAATTCGACGATCAGCGCTTCTCGGGCTTCAATCCCTATGCGCTCGGCTTCGCGGTGATGCAGGACATCGAGCGCATCGTCACCAATCCGGAAGACGAGGACCGCGAGTGGTTCCCCGACATCGCCGGCAAGGGCGACGTGATGGGCGTGCTGCGCGACGTCTGGGCCAATTACCGCGACGAGAGCTTCATCGGCCAGTTCCTGAGTCCGAAGTTGATGCGGCACTTCCGCATGTTCCACCTCCACGACGATCCCGAGGAGCGCGCCGGCATCCGGGTCGATGCCATCCACGACGAGCGCGGCTTCCGCCGCGTCCGGCGCGAGCTGGCGCGGCAGCACGACGTCGGCTTCATCGACGCCAACATCGAAGTGGTCGACGTCGATCTCTCCGGCGACCGCCGGCTGATCCTGCACCACCACGTCATCAAGGGCTCGCAGCTCAACGAGACCGATGCCAAGCGCGTGCTCCAGCATCTCGCCGATCTCTGGACCTATGACGTCGCCCTGATCGAGGTCGACGCCAACGACAAGGTGCTGCGCGAATACGTCGTCAGCCCGCGCCCGATCCCGGCGGCGGTGGCGTAAGGATAGCGCTCAGGAGGAGGTGTGCTCCCTCCCCCGCAAGCGGGAGAGGTTGCACCGAGTCCGCGGCTGCTTATGCGATGAAAATCAATTCATGCTATCTTAGGCGGAGCGCTTCTTCGCCGGCTTCTTCTTCGTCGCATTCAGCTCCACCGCCGCACGGATCAGCGCCTTCAACGCTTTCTCGTTGATTTTCTCGCCTTCGCGAATGTCGATCGCGCGCCGTACATTGCCGTCGAGGCTGGAGTTGAACAGCCCGGCCGCATCGTCCAGCGCCGCGCCCTTGGCAAAGGTCAGCTTCACCACTTCCTTGTAGGTTTCGCCGGTGCAGATGATGCCGTCGTGCTCCCAGACGGGAACGCCGCGCCATTTCCATGCC encodes:
- a CDS encoding PrkA family serine protein kinase, which translates into the protein MYNDSLFNAFARSFEARSQHDMSMAEYLESCRSDPMKYANAAERLLAAIGEPQTIDTAKDPRLGRIFLNRTIRTYPAFAGFYGMEETIERIVGFFRHAAQGLEERKQILYLLGPVGGGKSSLAERLKSLMEVHPIYVLKAGDELSPVFESPLSLFDPDQLGPMLEEKYGIPRRRLTGLMSPWCYKRLEAFGGDISQFRVAKIQPSRLRQIAIAKTEPGDENNQDISSLVGKVDIRKLETYAQNDPDAYSYSGGLNRANQGVLEFVEMFKAPIKMLHPLLTATQEGNYIGTENIGAIPFTGVILAHSNEAEWASFKSNKNNEAFIDRICVIKVPYCLRVTEEQKIYEKLIQGSELAAAPCAPSTLETLARFSVMSRLRKHENSTLFAKMRVYDGESLKESDPKARSVQEYRDAAGVDEGMDGVSTRFAFKILAATFNHDPQEVAADAVHLMYALEQSIRREQLPEETEKRYLEFIKAELAPRYAEFIGNEIQKAYLESYSDYGQNLFDRYVDYADAWIEDQDFKDPDTGQLLDRELLNQELTKIEKPAGIANPKDFRNEVVKFSLRSRAQNGGKNPTWTSYEKIRDVIEKRIFSQVEDLLPVISFGSKKDGETEKKHGEFVARMVERGYTERQVRRLVEWYMRVKQAG
- a CDS encoding YeaH/YhbH family protein is translated as MHIIDRRLNPGGKSLENRQRFLRRAKSLVQGAVKKTSQERDIKDVLEGGEVTIPLDGMHEPRFRREGGTRDMVLPGNKKFIEGDYLQRQGQGSAKDSGPGEGDSEDAFRFVLSRDEFVDLFLDDLELPDLAKRKIAQTESEGIQRAGYTTSGSPANISVSRTVKLALARRIALKRPRKDEVEELEAEIAACTDEDERAELIARLEKLKAKTKRIPFIDPLDIRYRRYEKVPRPVAQAVMFCLMDVSGSMSEHMKDLAKRFYMLLYVFLKRRYKHVEIVFIRHTDRAEEVDEQTFFYGPASGGTLVSSALQAMHEIVRERFNPSDWNIYAAQASDGDNSYSDGELTGLLLTEKILPVCQFFAYLEVGESGGSAFDLSDSSLWTLYERLRNSGAPLSMRKVSERSEIFPVFHDLFQRRETAQEKAAP
- a CDS encoding SpoVR family protein; translation: MTERLFEGADWDFQTLQRITDACEEVALKDLGLDVYPNQIEVITAEQMLDAYSSVGMPLFYKHWSFGKHFAFHEASYRKGLMGLAYEIVINSSPCISYLMEENTATMQTLVIAHAAFGHNHFFKNNYLFKQWTDAEGILDYLDFAKNYVMQCEERYGRIEVERTLDAAHALMSHGIDRYPGKKKLDLRAEEKRAGRRRQHEEEVFNDLWRTVPTGKSKSRSALSVERRRKLLGLPQENLLYFLEKSAPRLAPWQRELLRIVRHIAQYFYPQSQTKVMNEGTATYVHYRIMTRLHQQGRITDGNFLEFLGSHTNVVFQPEFDDQRFSGFNPYALGFAVMQDIERIVTNPEDEDREWFPDIAGKGDVMGVLRDVWANYRDESFIGQFLSPKLMRHFRMFHLHDDPEERAGIRVDAIHDERGFRRVRRELARQHDVGFIDANIEVVDVDLSGDRRLILHHHVIKGSQLNETDAKRVLQHLADLWTYDVALIEVDANDKVLREYVVSPRPIPAAVA
- a CDS encoding DUF1801 domain-containing protein; protein product: MKKAVAAKKKETDGPSPSKLIDGRIKELGDWRGETLKRVRALIKEADPEVVEAWKWRGVPVWEHDGIICTGETYKEVVKLTFAKGAALDDAAGLFNSSLDGNVRRAIDIREGEKINEKALKALIRAAVELNATKKKPAKKRSA